The genome window GTCAACAAATTTTACAATTCACCCATACTAGCTTATTTTAATAATCGTTGTGCGCTCTTTGAGCGCGGGAGACTCTTGACGTATGTATATACAGCTCGCAGTTGAACGCGGATATTAGGAGATATATAGGGTCCTCTGGTGGAGGCGACTGACTAAATCAAAATTGATTACTGCTGGCCTAGGAGGCAAAGGAGTAGGCGGGCAACGATGACTTTTCTACTATGTTTAGTGCCTTGATGGTGTCCAGCGCCTGTTGCTGACTGCTCAGGCCAAATACATCAAAGGCGCTCAGATTAAACTTGCTCAGTCTGCGAATGATAAGGGATTCTTAATCTACTGCTTACGCAGCGCGTTTGAACTTTGCTCACCGATCGCCCGAAATGGCCTGCAGAAACTTGTAGTAGCTGGGGCGCAGGCTCTTGGGCTCCAGGATTCCCGCATGGAAAAGCACAGCCGTGAAAAAGGAGTACAAGAAAAGCATAAAGTTGGGGATGTGTGGCACAATACCAAGCTCTTGGCCCTTTGTGCAAAGAATCTAAAGATAAAGATAAAAGAGTTATTGATTAAGGTAAACAATGCAGATATTGTAGCATGCTAACCTGTAGCGCCTTCCACATGACATACAAGGCTACCGTGTTATCCGGATACTGGGTGAAGGCCACAGAGGCAATTAACGACGCTGGAATTGCAAATCTGGCATCGTCCCGGTTAAAACTGTGCCGCAGGAGGCAGGACACCGACTGTCAAGGACGAAGAAATGACTCACTGCTGGTCGCCAATGCCAAAACGCTTACCTTATAGAGAAATGAAAAGCTGCCCATGAAGATTCCCAGTTGAAGAGTACCACGGTTGAAGACCAACTTCTTCCACGGCATTTTTCCAGCCGTGATTCGTTTGACGTTCATGACCAGCTTCAGGGCAACCTGAAGACCCACTCCGCCCACAAAGGGTTTAATTCCACCCATCAGGGAGTATCCAATGCAGCTTTGTTGATGCCGACAGCTTTCGTGTTTTGCGCGAATGAGATTGCTGTACACGCGCACCCAGTCGGATACAGTCGAAAAACTGACGGCGGGACGTCGGCGGTCTGGCGCAGGCTGCTCACCGGGCACTGCGGGCCCGGACTTGGCAATCGGTCCTGCTTCCTCCTTGCCCACGAAGATGCGAAGGATGTTGAAGATGGAATCCTTGGTAGTGCCAGTACGATAGATATAGAGAAGCGCCGCCATGCTCACGCCAAAGATGAGTGTCTGTCCATTAGGAACGGAGTGCACCCATCCCCTCGATTCTGCCATTTTCCACAGCGCTTCAGTGGCCACATTGGCAACGTAGAGAGTGAGTAGTGGTCGGCGGGCTGGTCTCTCCA of Drosophila mauritiana strain mau12 chromosome 3R, ASM438214v1, whole genome shotgun sequence contains these proteins:
- the LOC117144356 gene encoding transmembrane protein 135 codes for the protein MAGQSKLIDPLCITCKEFQHPWTDHCVSATAGILLSATPYCLRVYTIVYALSLLMRHRIPSRKDLRKTLLGIIQSTAFLVTNAYTFILYNCALRHMLGRYHFSTVAFVPCFFASFSAILVERPARRPLLTLYVANVATEALWKMAESRGWVHSVPNGQTLIFGVSMAALLYIYRTGTTKDSIFNILRIFVGKEEAGPIAKSGPAVPGEQPAPDRRRPAVSFSTVSDWVRVYSNLIRAKHESCRHQQSCIGYSLMGGIKPFVGGVGLQVALKLVMNVKRITAGKMPWKKLVFNRGTLQLGIFMGSFSFLYKSVSCLLRHSFNRDDARFAIPASLIASVAFTQYPDNTVALYVMWKALQILCTKGQELGIVPHIPNFMLFLYSFFTAVLFHAGILEPKSLRPSYYKFLQAISGDRLSKFNLSAFDVFGLSSQQQALDTIKALNIVEKSSLPAYSFAS